The DNA sequence ATGTGAGATCCATTTGCAGaatttaaggtaaactttttaCACACTATTAAACATTAAGTACTGTATATgatccaattgagatttaaaacTAACTTCCTAAACATAAAATGCAGAAGAGAGGACTTGAGAATTACACTCTGGGGCAACACTGCTAGACAAGTTGACATGGAAACAATTAGAAAAACTTCTCCACCAGTGCTGATGGCATTAACCAGTTTAAAAATCAAAGAATACCTGGGTAAGTGTCCTTCAAAAATTCATCAATTATTTCATCATGACTAACAACTATAACTAATTATTTTTGTAACTAGCAGACAAACCTGCTCCATCAAATACAAGCAACACCTGTATTTTCATCAATCCAAATATCCCAGAGACAAACAAGTACAGGCTTCAGTAAGTTCCTTCATTATTAGAAAACCATCATTTTaccaaaaaggaaagaaaaaaatatcaaCAGTTTCATCACATACCTAAAAATTTGTAGGTTCTCAAAACTGGTTGATAGAGTGCAAATACTTCCAACCCCATTCAAACAGCCAACATCAGAAGAAATCCAGGAAACTGATATGAAAACAGTGACTGAATTGAACATATTGGATCCATTGTCACACAAGGTATAAAATCCAATTTTTGTTTCCAACTACACATTATAAAGTGTAAgtatttgaaatttaaataatttattCTGTAAATTGTTTTACTTTGTAAATTATAGATTCATTATGTTACTTTGGCCCTAATTTATAAATAGTGACTcattatgctacgttgtaaaTGATTCAtgcccctttttatttttcaattccaGGAACAAATGGTGTATTGCAATGCTTCAATTTCCAGATTTGCAACACATGACGGTTGGTGGTATAAAGGTTGTCCTCGCTGTTATCGAGAATTAAAAGAACAAGAGCATGACAATCAACTCGGCTGCTCACTTCATGGGAAACAAGAAATTCTTCCTTGGTAAACActataaaaaattatattttgaaGACAAATTTTATATTATgtgaaaaaacaaaataacaacactAAAGTCTCTTCTTTATATACAGTTTCAGAGTCTACATGACTATCACAGATGATCAAAATGACGCAGCGGTTATCATAATGGGAAAACCAGCAGAGCAACTGTTTGGAAGTAGTTGCAAAGATTTGGTCAGCAAAAGATCATACCCAACAGAAGCAACATTACCAGAAGAGATAGAGAAAACAAGAGGCCAAAAGTTCCTTTTTCAGCTCAAGATAAAGGATGATGGTGAGCTAATAATCAAAG is a window from the Rosa chinensis cultivar Old Blush chromosome 2, RchiOBHm-V2, whole genome shotgun sequence genome containing:
- the LOC112188826 gene encoding replication factor A protein 1; this translates as MNPNSCQNYMDVFIHEMEPYKSEYKIRVRISRVWRAKKYNTDKDDGLHSVLIDEKGDAIHAIINESDYPLVHKKIQQGKVYDIHKFFTRKNQENFKILDHQSQVRFNAMTIFEAVEGNCPEIPEQRFYLVEFDQLKARMNDNTILTDLYGCLKSIVPPHQTTVKDKESKCERQESKCEIHLQNLRREDLRITLWGNTARQVDMETIRKTSPPVLMALTSLKIKEYLDKPAPSNTSNTCIFINPNIPETNKYRLQFSKLVDRVQILPTPFKQPTSEEIQETDMKTVTELNILDPLSHKEQMVYCNASISRFATHDGWWYKGCPRCYRELKEQEHDNQLGCSLHGKQEILPCFRVYMTITDDQNDAAVIIMGKPAEQLFGSSCKDLVSKRSYPTEATLPEEIEKTRGQKFLFQLKIKDDGELIIKDIFPHMESSVAPFENDPATMTPDPVPFQKRRVAGTSKKGLFISEPNKKSRSEGEAEEHETTSSSSAENKKTV